The following proteins come from a genomic window of Miscanthus floridulus cultivar M001 chromosome 2, ASM1932011v1, whole genome shotgun sequence:
- the LOC136539142 gene encoding uncharacterized protein — MADIALLVVEELERGTKRAAALRRRSLELPGGDACCHASAFASDSDTRKQSAWAMMASVPGVGVPVPVPVPVPVPGTETAGALGLTAAAAFFSA; from the coding sequence ATGGCGGACATAGCGCTGCTGGTGGTTGAGGAGTTGGAGCGGGGGACAAAGAGGGCAGCAGCACTGAGGCGGAGGAGCCTGGAACTGCCAGGTGGTGATGCCTGCTGCCATGCTTCCGCTTTCGCCTCCGACTCCGATACGAGGAAGCAGAGCGCTTGGGCGATGATGGCATCTGTACCTGGGGTGggcgtgccggtgccggtgccggtgccggtgccggtgccggggACAGAGACAGCGGGGGCTCTGGGgctgaccgccgccgccgccttcttctCCGCCTAG